The Clostridium aceticum genomic interval ATTACTATAGGACAACAGTATTTCTTATCTTCCTTATCATGACATCTATGTTTAACATCTCTATGTGATAAAGCCATAATTTCATCTATAAGTTTATTCTTATCTGACTTCTGATTAACATCATATCCTGCTATCTTATCATCCATAATATAAGGAATTATTCCGTAGCTTACCATAGATAGTTCTGAACTTGCCTTTGTCTCATTAAAGTTCCTTATTAAATCTTGAGGATTACCAAAAGGTGTTAAAGCTAATTTACTTGTAGTCGTTTTACCCTTAGATGTCTTGCCTGTATAATTTAAAACTATATTACATTCTTTTATCTTTTCAATTTCCAATGCTTGAGTTATAAACCCAGTAAATCCTGTTATCAATGCTGTCTCTAATTTTGGATTGTCTACTACAAGCTCTCTAATACCTTCTACATAGCTTTCTAATGTACCTTTCTTAGCAATCTTATCTTTTAATTCCCCACAATATTCTGATCCAAGCGATCCATCCTTTGTATATATATCTTGTAATCTTATCTCTTGCTCAATTTTACCGTCATCCGTTTCTATACTATCCCATCCAATGTTACAATGTTTTTTAATGAATTTATGTTCCTGTCTTATTTGAACATTAATCCAGTTTTTAAATTTCTCACAGTTCGCTTGTCCAAGTAAATAACCTGCTGCGTTAAGTTCCCTAAGTAGCTTTGAGGCTGTTTGCATATTATAATCTTTTTTTCTGATTATTTTTCTACCTCTCTTGAAGCTTACATCAAAGTATACTGCTCCATCTTCTGAACCTTCTTTAAAATAGAAGTCAAATTTTAAACTTCCATTCATAATGTCTTCAGGTGTTTGATTAATATTACCTGTCTCTCCGTTTCCAGTATTACTGCTCTCTGTTATATATCCATTGCTCTCCATTACCTCCGTTAATGCTTTTTCCGTAAATTCCTTTAAACCTTTCATGTACGTATCCTCCTTAAATTTGTGTTAAGTTATTTAACTTATAAAGTTGATAGCTACATGTACTTTTCATCTGTTGGGTATAAAATCAACTTTCTTAAGTTTTTTAACTTACACCACGAATACACACAGGATGTTCATGACTGTTGGGTATAAAAAAGAGCCTAACAAAAGTTAGACTCAATTCTAATATGTTTAATTATTAATATCACACACTATAATACTGCTTTATAAATGTCTGATGTTAGATGGTCATATAATTCTTTCAATTCTGATGGTGTTTCTATTACAATTACTGCATTCATTGATTTAGGGCTATTATTTGTATTGTTTAAAATATCCTTAACATTAGTTGATGCCCCCATTAAACCGTACTCAAAGTTTTGCCCTCTAATTATTCCAATTGTTTTTTCTAAACTTTTCCTTGCTTTTTTATCTACATCAGTATATAAGTCCAATGCAATTTTTCTATAATCAAACGTGTGCCCTTTATTAACTGATTCTTTAGCTATTCCTGTGTTTCCTGTTAATAAATCACCAAGCTTTATATAACTGCCCTTGTTATTATTCTTATAATATAATGATAGGTTCCCACTTGGGTGTATCCTTATTTTCTCGTCCCAATTCTCATATATAGCTGCTTTTGCCTTTAGCTCTAATGCATCTTCTTCAAATAATTGGTCAACTATACTTTCATCTTTAACGTAACCACTTTTACTTGTTACGCTCCAACTACTTCCACCTGTATTAAGAGCTAAATTTCTAGCTGCTTTTACACCTTCCTCGTCTAATACCACTACTGCTGTATATTTATCTTTATCAATATCCATATCACTAAAATTAGGATAATTAAATCCCATAAACCATATCTCTTCACTGTTAAAGAATGATTTTAATCTATATATTGGATTATTTACTCTATGTAATTCTTTATCTCCTATAAACTCATAATTATAATCAAATGGCTCCTCTAGCTTTACTTTTTTGTTATTCATGTAATTATCTGCATCTTCGTTTTTATCAACATTGAATACCTTCATAATAAACTTAGACTTACTAACTACTTCTAAATAATATTCAACGGCATATTTAGTAAAATCTTCAACATCTTTCACTAATACTGCCCAGCCTTTTGATTTTTCAGTAAGTTTTTCATACCAATAATAATAAGCTTTCTTTTCAATTTCTTTTATCTTTTCTTCTTTTACATTAAATAAGCTAGATTCAGTAATACTACGTCTATTCTTTCTAAATCTTTCTTCTTCCTCTTGCTCTTCTGCATTGAGTTCTTGTCTATAATAAGGATATAGGACTGTATATTTGCTTTCATTTATGTTTTTTAATTCTGCAATAGTATTAATTTCATTATCAATATTCTCAATGAGATCATTTGAAATCAACAAGTATTTATAAAGCCTCATATTTTTAATCCTCCGATATTTTAGTTCTACATCTCAATGTAGTTTTTTCTTTAAATGATTCCATACAATACCTGTTATTTTTCAATGACAATTTATTAATCAACAAGTATTTGCAATGTTAAGTATTTATATCAAAATTATACCAATAAACCTATAACCTTTCAATCATAAAGTGCATAACATGACTTTAGTGACTTCCATTTATTATAGTTTTTAGCAAAATAAATGAGCCACATTTCTGTAGCTCCATCTTATATAATGTGAATTAACCCTATTATCTTGTGTTCATACCATCCTAAAATGATTTAATGCTTCAGTTATGAACCTTCCCTTTTCTGGTGGACATTGTGGCACACGTACATCTTTTGATTTTGGAAGATTATAGTTTATGCCCATCTCTATACCTAATTTCCTTTTTACTTGTGAAATATATAGACTGGATACTTTCATACTATGATTTTTTAAAACATAATCCTTTATTTCTTCATAGGTAGCTTTGCTTTCAGCACTAGTAATATCAAGCTCATCAAGATCTATGTCAATCTCAATTCTATCGTCTGGATTTTTTCTGGACAAAAGAACAACCGTCTCAACATGCGGTGTATGCGGAAACATATCCATCAACTGCGCCTTATCTACCTGATAACCGCTGGCTTCTAGTTCTACTAAATCCCTAACTAATGTTTTAGGATTGCAAGATACATAGACGATTTTTTCTGCATCAAAACTGATAATATCCTTCAGTGCCTGGGGATGGATTCCTGCTCTTGGTGGGTCTATGATGATGATGTCTGGTTTTTCTTTTAATTTTTTTACTTCTTCTTTTACATCTCCTGCGATAAAACTACAATTGTTTAAGTTGTTTGAATTAGCATTTTCCCTAGCTGCCTCTACAGCTTCTTCTATGATTTCAATCCCTACTACTTTTTCTGCATTAGGAGCTACGATTTGTCCTATGGTACCCGTACCACAATAAAGATCAAATACAACTTGACCTTTGGCTTCTCCCACAAAGTCTCTTACGATAGAATAGAGTTTTTCTGCTCCTTGAGAATTGGTTTGAAAGAAGGAAAAGGCAGATATTTTAAATTTCAATCCTAAAAGTTCTTCTACTACATAGTCCCTACCATATAAGATATCGGTTTTATCACTTTGAACAATGTCAGCAAGGTTATCATTGAAGGTATGTAAAAAGCCTACAATACCTCCACGTAATTCTAATGCCAATAATTTTTCCACCAAGTCCTGTATATTTATTTGACTCTGTGTCGTCGTTACCAAGTTTATTAGGATTTCCCCTGTAAAATGAGCTTTTCTTATCACCAAATGTCTCAAATACCCTTCATGTCTTCGAGTATTATAATAGGACAAACCCTTTTCTTTAAAATAATCTAGGATTGTTGTTAATAACTTTCTAAAATCCTCATCCATAATCAGACAGGCATCTACTGTGACAATGTCGTAATGTCTCCCTCTTTTGTGCATCCCTAGAGTCAAAGGTCCCCCCTTTTCCTCATCCCCAAAGGAAAACTCCATTTTATTCCTATAATCAAAAGCTGTAGGACTGCCTTCTATACCTAACCACGTATAATTTTTGATAGCAAACTCTTCAAAAAGTCTTTTTACTTGCTTTTCTTTCAATAGTAGTTGTTCCTCATAGGCTACTGTCTGTTGAAAACATCCACCGCAGTTTCCAAAATGCTGGCAAGGAGATTGATCCTCTAATGGAGAGTTCTCTAGTATTTCTAAAACCTGAGCTTCTGCCTGCTTCTTTTTTATTTTCTTGATAGCAGCTCTTACCAATTGACCTGGTATACCATGTTTTACAGTAACTTTTACATCCCCTACATAACCATAACCTTTGCCGCCAAACTCACTATCTTCTATTTTAAATTCTACAATTTCTTTTCTCTTTAGCATCTTTTCACTCCCATTACTTTTCATTGAAGTTTTAATCCATATCCTTAGTTTATGTCATCAAAACAAAAAATATAGTGATCGGTACAACTAACCGTCACTATATTATAGCCTAAGTTTGGAATATAATCAAAAATTTATCATTTATTTGCCTTTAATATATAGGCAGGGGCTAAAAATTCCTTTGTTTCTTCAAACTTCTTTACCAACTGTTCCGTCAATTCCACAAAACCCTTTGTCAAGTTTTCATTTTCCAAATCATTAGAACCTTTGATTAGAGTTTGTTTTTTCTTATCTAAAAACTTTACTGCCATTTCAGCATTAATTTTTTCATTGAATTCCCTCCAATGAATATCTTTAAATCCTACAATGCTTAATCCCTCTTCTAAATCACTGGGATGTATTTCATTAAAAGCAGCCATTGCCTTCAATATGCTAATACTTTTTATGATCCTAAGTCTTTGAGACCAATAGGTATACTCCTTGCTATCCACCGACCAGATAGGCATTTCTTCTGTGATCAGCAATTGACCTCCTGTCTTTAAAACCCTATAAAGTTCTTTTAAGGTTTTCATGACCCGCAGAGGAAACTGTTCTACGGAAGAAAGTGTATAATTACAGATAACTACATCAATGGAATTGGAAGGGACAAAATACAAGTCACTTAAATCTCCTCTTCTTAAGGTTAACTTTTTAAAAATAGGTTGAATATCCTCTTCAATTTCATTAAAGTGACGGTCATCAATATCAACGGAAATCAATTCAGTGTTCCATTTGTTTTCAGACACCTTTTTAGCAATGAGCCTAGTAGTATTTCCCCAGCTAGTCCCTCCTTCTAAAATAGTCTTTCCTTCTAGATTAATTCCCTCCCAAAGAAATTTGTCAGCAGTAACAATTTTATACATGATATCCCTCCTTATTTTCTATATCCTTTTAATATTTTGCATTAATATAGCTTTCTATTAGGGAAGTTCTAATGCCTTCTTTAAATACCCCCTCCTCCTGCAATCTATTTAAAAGACCTGGATTTCTTGAATGTAATATAATATGCTCATAATCTTTAAAAACTACTTCAAACAAGTTTTCTTTTAAATGTGAAGAAGTTACCTTAATATAATAAGCCTCAACATCATAAAAATCTAATAACTCTACTGCCTTTAAAGTACTTTGATCCTTTTTATGATAATAATAGTTTACTTTGTCCAAGTAATCCTTGTGCATTTCAGGATGCT includes:
- a CDS encoding DUF927 domain-containing protein — encoded protein: MKGLKEFTEKALTEVMESNGYITESSNTGNGETGNINQTPEDIMNGSLKFDFYFKEGSEDGAVYFDVSFKRGRKIIRKKDYNMQTASKLLRELNAAGYLLGQANCEKFKNWINVQIRQEHKFIKKHCNIGWDSIETDDGKIEQEIRLQDIYTKDGSLGSEYCGELKDKIAKKGTLESYVEGIRELVVDNPKLETALITGFTGFITQALEIEKIKECNIVLNYTGKTSKGKTTTSKLALTPFGNPQDLIRNFNETKASSELSMVSYGIIPYIMDDKIAGYDVNQKSDKNKLIDEIMALSHRDVKHRCHDKEDKKYCCPIVMSTEESIADAISDTTKKGAYYRFIEIECNNDLTDSGEHAEQLDEFMDTNYGEAGEEFAKYIIGRYNTKTLVDEYLATVRVIRNKKGINHRAAKRMAVIIFTAQLVNECFDLNIDIDKLLEMLNQQINKAFEKSNKVLVELKRLHEYINGNQRYFKTLKEFKRAECLGIYDYESTNKSKQLIIETAAFNHIINDGTPDRYFDFINRMNDAEGSAGDIGIGSNKGTKLIKAWKAEGYILSGGSHGITSKNTSGIKLDGKQRQVYIIDFKALEDI
- the rlmD gene encoding 23S rRNA (uracil(1939)-C(5))-methyltransferase RlmD, which translates into the protein MKSNGSEKMLKRKEIVEFKIEDSEFGGKGYGYVGDVKVTVKHGIPGQLVRAAIKKIKKKQAEAQVLEILENSPLEDQSPCQHFGNCGGCFQQTVAYEEQLLLKEKQVKRLFEEFAIKNYTWLGIEGSPTAFDYRNKMEFSFGDEEKGGPLTLGMHKRGRHYDIVTVDACLIMDEDFRKLLTTILDYFKEKGLSYYNTRRHEGYLRHLVIRKAHFTGEILINLVTTTQSQINIQDLVEKLLALELRGGIVGFLHTFNDNLADIVQSDKTDILYGRDYVVEELLGLKFKISAFSFFQTNSQGAEKLYSIVRDFVGEAKGQVVFDLYCGTGTIGQIVAPNAEKVVGIEIIEEAVEAARENANSNNLNNCSFIAGDVKEEVKKLKEKPDIIIIDPPRAGIHPQALKDIISFDAEKIVYVSCNPKTLVRDLVELEASGYQVDKAQLMDMFPHTPHVETVVLLSRKNPDDRIEIDIDLDELDITSAESKATYEEIKDYVLKNHSMKVSSLYISQVKRKLGIEMGINYNLPKSKDVRVPQCPPEKGRFITEALNHFRMV
- a CDS encoding class I SAM-dependent methyltransferase; this translates as MYKIVTADKFLWEGINLEGKTILEGGTSWGNTTRLIAKKVSENKWNTELISVDIDDRHFNEIEEDIQPIFKKLTLRRGDLSDLYFVPSNSIDVVICNYTLSSVEQFPLRVMKTLKELYRVLKTGGQLLITEEMPIWSVDSKEYTYWSQRLRIIKSISILKAMAAFNEIHPSDLEEGLSIVGFKDIHWREFNEKINAEMAVKFLDKKKQTLIKGSNDLENENLTKGFVELTEQLVKKFEETKEFLAPAYILKANK
- a CDS encoding DUF6648 family protein, which encodes MKYVEGENIFEKFFQQRQSLIDQFRKGDINKREYIEEGYAYIKQMNIQPFKRVDNFNKAIYNYQYYNSMAKYCYLKAKEIKKYDKHPEMHKDYLDKVNYYYHKKDQSTLKAVELLDFYDVEAYYIKVTSSHLKENLFEVVFKDYEHIILHSRNPGLLNRLQEEGVFKEGIRTSLIESYINAKY